One genomic window of Coregonus clupeaformis isolate EN_2021a chromosome 12, ASM2061545v1, whole genome shotgun sequence includes the following:
- the LOC121578715 gene encoding potassium voltage-gated channel subfamily A member 3-like has product MDDHFNLLDSPCSMRLRGNNVENHRYSETEKGVITVENMLESMALSRHLSVDRYEQELGCDRVVINISGLRFETQQKTFNQFPKTLLGDPRKRMRYFDPLRNEYFFDRNRPSFDAILYYYQSGGRIRRPVNVPIDIFSEEINFYQLGEDAMEKFREDEGFIKEEERILPDNEFQKQVWLLFEYPESSGPARGIAIVSVLVILISIVIFCLETLPEFRDDRDPVTVAFTVNGTAPYHVNPFTDPFFVIETLCIIWFSFELLVRFFACPSKSTFSKNIMNIIDIVAIFPYFITLGTELAEKQGNGQQAMSLAILRVIRLVRVFRIFKLSRHSKGLQILGQTLKASMRELGLLIFFLFIGVVLFSSAVYFAEADDPSSSFTSIPDAFWWAVVTMTTVGYGDMHPVTIGGKIVGSLCAIAGVLTIALPVPVIVSNFNYFYHRETDGEEHAQYLHVSSCEHLPSATDELKRTRSTSSLSKSEYIEEGINSGYKHPNFTNENIQNCVNIKKIFTDV; this is encoded by the coding sequence ATGGATGACCACTTCAACCTCCTCGACTCACCCTGCTCGATGAGACTCAGAGGCAACAACGTTGAGAACCACCGTTACTCAGAGACGGAGAAGGGCGTAATTACAGTTGAGAATATGTTGGAGTCAATGGCGCTTTCGAGACACCTGTCTGTGGATCGATATGAGCAAGAGCTCGGCTGCGATAGGGTGGTTATCAACATTTCAGGTTTACGCTTCGAAACTCAACAAAAAACTTTCAATCAGTTCCCCAAAACGTTGCTCGGGGACCCGAGAAAGAGGATGCGTTACTTTGACCCACTGAGGAACGAGTATTTCTTCGACAGGAACCGACCCAGCTTTGATGCCATTCTCTATTATTACCAGTCAGGAGGGCGCATCAGGAGACCTGTTAACGTGCCCATTGACATCTTCTCTGAGGAGATCAATTTCTATCAACTCGGGGAAGATGCTATGGAAAAATTCCGAGAGGATGAAGGATTCATAAAAGAAGAGGAACGTATTTTACCAGATAATGAATTCCAAAAGCAGGTTTGGCTTTTGTTTGAGTACCCTGAAAGCTCTGGGCCAGCTAGGGGAATAGCCATAGTCTCCGTGCTTGTAATTTTAATCTCAATTGTTATATTCTGTTTGGAGACCTTGCCTGAGTTTCGGGATGACAGGGACCCTGTCACTGTGGCATTTACAGTCAACGGGACAGCCCCCTACCACGTAAATCCATTCACCGACCCTTTCTTTGTGATAGAGACACTTTGCATAATATGGTTCTCTTTTGAGTTGCTGGTCAGGTTCTTCGCGTGCCCCAGCAAATCCACGTTCTCAAAAAACATAATGAACATCATCGACATTGTCGCCATATTTCCATACTTTATCACGTTGGGGACAGAACTGGCTGAGAAGCAGGGTAATGGTCAGCAAGCCATGTCCCTGGCCATTCTCAGAGTGATAAGGCTCGTGAGAGTCTTTCGCATCTTCAAGCTCTCCAGGCACTCTAAGGGGCTACAGATTTTAGGGCAGACATTAAAGGCCAGCATGAGGGAACTTGGACTGTTGATATTTTTCCTTTTTATTGGAGTTGTCCTTTTCTCAAGTGCTGTTTACTTTGCTGAGGCCGATGACCCGTCATCCAGTTTTACAAGCATCCCAGATGCGTTTTGGTGGGCTGTGGTCACCATGACTACTGTCGGATATGGAGACATGCACCCTGTGACCATTGGTGGCAAAATTGTTGGGTCATTGTGTGCTATTGCCGGAGTGTTGACTATTGCTCTCCCTGTGCCAGTTATTGTCTCCAACTTCAATTACTTTTATCATAGGGAGACTGATGGAGAAGAGCACGCACAGTACTTGCATGTCAGCAGCTGCGAGCACCTACCCTCAGCCACAGATGAGCTGAAAAGGACTCGTAGCACCTCATCTCTGAGCAAGTCGGAATATATAGAAGAGGGCATCAACAGTGGGTATAAACACCCCAACTTCACCAATGAGAATATCCAAAACTGCGTGAATATCAAAAAGATATTCACGGATGTGTAA